The genomic segment GCTTTCAGTTGAGAATAAGGTTATGTTCAAGGTTgtttgaaagaagaaaatgacaTATAAGGTGACAAGAGCCGGAAAGCAAAAataagccgccatcttggctGACCACAGGTAGACCCCAGGACCACAGGTAGACGTGGTAGATTGGTTCAAACAAGCCACGATTTTCGCGCGCGAGTTGGATCTTGAGCAAGAAGCGATCGCACTCAGCCGACTGGGTTATGTCTACGATCAGATCATCAAGCAAGAAGCCAAAGCGAAGACGTATTTCATGCGAGCACTTCAGTTGGCTGACTTGCTCAGACCTCGCACCTTCATGACTGAAGCTTGGTTTGTTTGTTATGTTACGACCCTCAAGAGGTATGTCGTGTTCCCACAAGTGTTACCATTTTCGAATTGTTTCTCTAGTTTTGGATACAGTGGTTCCactctcccccctccccccaccacgCCCTTCATCCCACACTAACTCACGATGCTatgcttctttttttctatgttgctgttctgaattttttttttttaatgaacagatttcaaaacgaaaaacaaattgTTGTTATTAGTGTCCAAGAAAGATCTATGTCTTGGGCCATCTAGAGGCAGGCCAAGAGAGCCTCTCCataaaaaataaggaaatgcaAGAATAGGAAAAAATATCCACACATAAGGACACTCACTCATGTGATTTTGGATCATAGAGGTTTCCCAGTGTGCTCGTAGTTGACATTGAAATTGACTGTCTACCCCCAGATAAAAAGATGAGGTCCGGGAAAGAGAGAATAAAGAAAAGCTGGAAAGCACCCAGGCAATCCTAAAGGAGCTGAAAGATGAGGTTAAGAGTCTAGATGACCATGATGATGGCTCAGACTTCAAGCTGTTGAAATTGGTCTACACGAAGTTCCCTCCAAAAGATAGTAGCTGGAAGTAACCGGAAGACATGGATAAGTGGGAAACAGAAGGGTTTAGTATCGAATATAGCAGAAGAAAAAGTCTCTTGCAGAAAGCAGTCATTGTGTACCACCCAGGCAAAGTTGATGAAGAAGAGCATGGTAAACAGTGGAAAGTGCTGTCTTAAGAGATAACCAAACCTGTTTATTGAAATTGAAGACTGTACCTTCTGGtatttgttgtgttttatgtTTAGACAATCATGTGGATAATggtacaaaatatttttaaataaaatgttttctaTAAATCTTCAATTTTAGAGGATGAATCCCCCTTCCCCATAAAAGTTAGTTCCTTCCCCAAAATTTAGTctgtttttatcatttttgttaAGGAGGCATGTATATACACTAAACGAAATaccaaattataaaaaaaaaaaactgtaacaTTCTTATTTGGCCTCAGACTGGTCCCTAGTTGCTAGAATATGGAAATAGGGGAAGCAATTAAGTGTATGATTTACAAGGCAGGTATGCAAAGAGTTCTGGGTTGGGTAGATTTGGCAGTTTGCAATGCTTACTGGGAAGGACAAAGTTAATCTTCCCATAAGCCCCATGCACAACTTGTTCCTCTTTCAACTTGTAGCAACTGGGTAGAAGCCTCACTTGGCCATAAACATTAAAAGTGTGCTTTCCTCTTTCGGCCAGTGTATTTGGAGTTGGGTCTGACATccctgaaaaaaagaaagggcGGTTAGTTGGTTAAGCCAACATAATTTATAGATAGTTTGCAGATTTAATAtagtaaacataaacaaacagGGATTTTGTAGTTTTTTCATATTATCACGTAACTAGTCACATTTATGCTGCATCACACAAAAGGGCCaagaagacaaaacattttttaaacaattgaAAACTGGAAATTCCCTACTGCGGCAGGCAAGAACCTAGATTTAGATTAGAGTCTAGCTGTAAATTAGACTGCTTCTAAATATGTTGTCCAGTTCCTTTTAGGGCAATGTTTACACTGTTCAATTGACTTACCTTCCCTGTCGccttcttctttcttttttagattCAATCCAGtcctttgttttcttcttgAGTGATTTCCCACGCTCAAATTTACTCCTTTCCCTAAATCATTCAAGAGAAATGTCAATAAGCAGGCCTATATCGAAACCAGCTTATCAAGAGTTtgtgttttaccttttttcaCTGTATTGCACAGTATTTTGGCTATTCATTCCTACTGCTGTCCCAAGGCCCTTGGAGAAAGAAACAAATGATGAGAAACGACCGCTGAATACACAAAGCCTACTATCAGAGGTTGTCACTTGTCAAAAAGATTAGTAGACAATGACTTATGAATAATTTTGTAATTGGCATTTTGcatttttaccatttttaaaattgattcAAACATGGTCTTGATGCAACAAATACACAGCATACTAGACCACATGCTACACACTACTGCTGACTCTTACCTTCGGAAGAGGGGAATTTCCTCCACCAgtaaaaagacaaagaaacattctagagaaaaagaaaaacattttagcTTGATTTCTAAAATAACTGGATAGTCTGCTTGGTTTAATGGAAAAATCCCAATAAatgtcaacaaaaaaaaaattgtagtgCACTCCTTGGTGCTTCAAATTTGAAAAAGGTATAAACAAACTACATACCTGCCAAACTCAAGGCCACAAAGAAAGATTGGGCTTCATTCATTTACTTGGTTTTGCCTTTTTGGTCTAAAACTAATACTCCAAAATTAGGAAATATTTTGACCAAACTGGAAGTTTTCCAGCCTCCAATCTTACCCATTTGCTGTTGTTTATATTTAGAGTTGGCACAATTATTGTATGCTATGTAAACTTATAAAAAAGTGCAACAAGGTGTTGTAGGTGGCTGGTATCGCTTGGTAACAGATGATATAGTATCAGTATAGATTTGTAAAGAGCactaaaaagaataaatattACTACCTTTTCATCAGTATCTAGTTGCCACTCTATACAAATCTAAGACTTCTTCTACAGAATGCTCAATACAAGGAGCATTTGAATCGGTAAATAAACTCACTTTAGAGCTGCATCTCAATAGACCTAAATTATCCAGGAGAGTTGGCAATCATGCTTTCTACAAAACTTGCGCGTAATTGGGATTCGTCATTCACACAATCCTAGCAGGTTCACTTGAAACAAAAGAGACGGAAATCCTTGATTCAAATTTGAGAAATTTGTTGCTCAATCTTTTCTAGTAAATGAATTTTCCATCCTCGCAAAAGGACACTAAAAGTAACGAAGACTGCAGGGTTTTGAAGCTAAAATTTCCAATTTGCGCGCTACAAACACCGGTTGCATGCGCACATGCACTCACTAGAAAACAGGCCATTTCAAACAAGCAtgcactgttttatttttgttaaatacAGTTTTCGCTGTTTGTGTTGaatatttaataaaacttACTTTTTAGCCCGAGTACTGTTTGGGTAATCTACAACAATTCCTCCTGTGAAGCCAGCCCTCATAGCTTGAGAAGTTATCAGTTCTACCtggtaaaacaaataaactgcTGTTGACTTAATTCAAATATTACAGGCCTGTTGTCATGGCCCATACTGTATTACATagacctatttcaataaaagttgtcagtgcaaatggcaaatggcagctCTAAGACTAATCACTGCTTATAggtataattattttaaagaataaagatgataagtaatataatctaagaaattatctttattttccTACATACAGTAGAAATTTGAAGAGTTCCATGGTATTGATAGCAAAACTGCCATTTAACCattgccatttgccatttgcactgaaaaCATATTTCAAAATAGCTGTATGTTTAAATGTGGTGTACACGGTCAATAGTAAAGAGTGAATAGGATACACACCTGGTCTGGATTTTCTGGATAAAATTGAAATACCGCCTTCCCTCCTCTGGACtattcaaacaaaacaacataagCTAGGAATGAGTGAAGAGAACAGAGCATCCCAGAGAACAAAGGATAGGCATGTAGTATGAAGCAATCCATGTTATCCCTGACCCCTAAAGATACTACCATTTGCATTCACCTAAATCATAACTTTTTTAGTATTTGTTTATGTTTCAAACATACATGTTTTATCACGCTTCTCCACAGGTACCCCAAGCTTACAGTGTGTGATCATATTACGCCGTGACTTCGTTTGCAGcaaacatacagtacagtatGGAGTTAAAATGAGCCATTCGTTCTCAACCGTGAAATAAAATCTTGAAAATCTCAATGATGATTTTGTACATGTGTTTTCAGGTATTATCTAAGTTATGCTGTTGAGACTCACCACAATATCAGGTGAGGATTATATTAGCAATAGCTGTTATATTTCTTGTAGTATAAGCCCTACCAGACACCCATATAGTGACATAAAGAATGTGTAGAGTCGTTTCTTGGGATTATGTCCCTTTTTATCTGCATTACAAAGCCACTGGAGAGCTGAAATACTAAAAGAAAGTAATGGTATCAATTCAAACATGACATGAACAATTAGAGAAATCTAAACTAAAATAATCCTGTGAAGGAATATGATGACTACCTGATACATCCATCAAATGTCCCAGGTCTGAAGCACAGTCCCTCACCCATATCATGGAGGAATAAGTCTCCCTCTACTTCTCTTTCAATGGCCACATCTACAAAAGAATGCAAAGCAAACTTAGAcagacaaataaaataaaaggaagACAAATAGCACAACAGACGGTCAAACAACCAGCtaagcagacagacagacagacatgaAGATGGACAAACAGGCAGACCGTCAtacagatagacagacagtCAAGCAGAAAACCAAAAAGCAGAAAGACACACAAATGGACAAACAGTcaaacaaacagacagacatactGTACAGACGGACAAAAAGTTAAGCAAACAAACATTAAGTAAAAAATCAATTACCAAGCATAGCCTTGCTGATATCAAGACCAACCCAAAAATGCCCTTCACTGCTTAAGACTTCGCCACTTAGACCTGATCCACACCTACGtaacacaaacaacaacaagtaAACAAATGAGTTAATACAACAGTTTGTACAAATCAGGTTCCACATCCTGCATTCTTGCATACCCtatgagaggggaggggaggggagcaTGTACTCTTTAAATCAATTTTTTCCTCCTTAGGCTTTTTCTCCTTCACTTTCATTTCAGTGGTCCTACGGTCCTTGAGAGGGGAAGTTGCTCAGAACACCGCCAGGCTTGAAGTCCTACTGTTTAGGACTTAATAAAGGGCCCTGTAATGGACAATAATTTTACAACTTTCAACCCAAATACCACATTTGaatgacaaacaaaacagttatCACAAAAGGACCTAAAAATATCCCAAACTCTGATGGCGATAAAGGCTTTTTGTATAATGGTAACTCccataaaagcaaaataaaatgattactAGCTAAAAGTGAAATGCTCAGGACAGAGAATAATGAAGGTGCACAATTAATGATACAAGGTGCCACACTACTAACCCCACGTCCAGTATGTAACATGGCAGGTCGTCTGGTAACTGGAGCAGCTCAATGGCTCTTTCTGTAAGCTGGTTCTGAATCTCTATCATACGTGTACTGTGTTGGAATACCAAAAAAATTTATACCAAGGTCAATCTTCAGAATACCCATCCACATGTTCGCATATTGTATTTTCAGGCTCGTTCTATAGAAGTCGAAGTGGGAAGTCCCATCTATCTGTGGACGAGTATTCTGAAACAACTCAATTGATGCAATATGTCTCTGTTGAAATTAAACCAAACTATAACAACATTAAAATCTAGGGATGAATCGGTTGACAAATCTTCACGTGGTCATTACCATGTTGTTATGATGTAAATATACATACTTTGCGGAATATTTTCTTGCTTCGTCTTCattataaaactaaaaacaacatGAACATGTTAAATACGATCCAAAAACTAATTATCGAAGAAAAATAAGGCATTTACCACTTCTGGTGGTGCTTTGTGCTCAGGTCTTCGTCCGGAAGCCATATTGAAAAGGGGAATCAATTTCCCACGGACGTAGATTGTGGTCGAGTCCGCGGCCTTGCAGCGGTCATACCCAACCTCTCAATCGTAAACTTCCGAATAAACATCTTCGGAACCGAGCATCGTAAAAGAAGATTGcggcacaggtagcccaggcaatggttgcttgttcgtagctcggaattcggctgttctaAGAGGGGAGCGGTTTTCTCAAcggaatttatgacttctcttcccctactaaggaaagaaacaaggttggaggcgcaAGGAATGTTGTATGcagaatgaaattttccaaccattttcatttaaattttCTGATAATGTATCTGATCTTATATAACTTTGAACCATGACATCTCGCTGGtgcttttactttttttgtttctttgttctATTTTACTAAAGTTATTAGCGTATGCTTAATTGAGTACTTATTTTACTTACTTTAATGGCTACCTCTAAACATATGAAGTTTTATTCACAATGCAACATGTCTTTGATGCctgcttttctttttttatatcaattaATTTTGAGGGTTTACATGGATATATATATActccaggggcgtagccaggggtgtggcccagggggcccgggccccccttctagcagcaaaaaaaaataaaggaaatgtatgagacatttctaaaatacaggagaaattcattgaaagggccttttgggcccccttctgttaaaaatcctggctacgccgctgtacTCGTCATCATAAGTAACTCATTATAAGTACTTAAAAATTTTCAATGAAAACTCACAGAAGAGTCTACAGAAATTACATCATGAATTGGCATTTTTTTCAGATAGGTATTATATGGTACCTGGGCaacccctccactccccctCAGCTAATTCTGAATACGCGCCTGCTAAACGTTTACGTTCTTGTTATGATTACCAGAGATAAAACGCAAAACAACGAACCCGCGCGTTCCTAAGTCGTGATTAGGAAACCAATTGGCTGACTCACTCGTCCGCTCTTGctcatttaattttttaatctGCCTGACGacatataaattaataaacactAACTAAATTGAGTAGACTAAGACTAGATATTTATATGGTCTGTCACCACACACAAAagtcgccatcttggatttctcCGACAATCTCGCACTTTCCGGAGATGGTGATCGGTAAATTCCGACTGTGAGGTCGGGTATGACCGCTGGGAGTCCGCGGACTCGACCACAATCTACGTCCGTGGGATTCCCTTGAAAAAGTGATCCTTTGCGGCGGTTACTCTCCAAAAGATATGCGCGAGCTCATCAAAACGCCCGCGATTCTTTTGGCGTGCAACCGCATCATCTTGCAACATTTTTCTTCAAAACATGACTAGAATTTTGTCGCGGAGTTGTTTAAATCTGCAGCATTTAGGTTTTTATATACGGCAGCGAGGAATATGTGCCTCAAGTCTATTATACAGCAATGTCTTCACTTTTAAGGAATCAAGATATAAAGTAgatattttaaatttaaaaagatCACTCTTGAAAGATGCGGTTTGGTCGAGATGTTATGCAAATAAACCAGGGAGCAAGAAAAACTACTACAACGTTCTCGGAGTGTCTCCTAAAGCAAGCCAATCGAAGATAAAAGATGCTTATTATAAACTTTCAATGAAACATCACCCAGACCGGCACCAGGGAAGTGATAAAAAACATGAAGTATTTCAGGAAATAGCAGAGGCCTATTCTGTGCTCGGGAATCTGGAATCCAGGAAGCAATATGATAGAGGACTTATAGTAGAGGGTTCCCTGGCGCCTGAGCATGCTCGAGCAGCACATGGGCCTCCACGACGCACTGGCTCTATTTATGATTTTGACGAATGGACCAAACAACATTATTATGAGGCATTGAAGCGGAGACAGCGTGATAAGAAGGAGAGAAGAGATGAGAAGTTTGAACAAGAGACACATAAGGTTCAGGAAGGAAGTCTAAGACTTGTAGTTTTGCTGGTGTTTTTACTGATTGTGGTGATATACACTTCAACAGAAAGACAGATACATAAACAAAGTATGGCAACAAGTTACAAAGAGATTAAGTAATTATGTGTCAGTGCGTAGTAGAGAAAGCAAAATAGAGgaaatttgtgtttttttaatgacaaAAAAGAGAATATTGAAATGGTTTAATTGGGTCATTCAGACAGAGAGGATAGTGTCTGAAATTCTACCAAAATTTTGGGTGACAAAAAAGATTCCATCCCTACCTTGGTGTGCCATTTTtacttgcaaaaaaaaattaaagaaataatGTGCAATATTGAATCCAACTCTAGATCCttctttgtgcttgtttgGGTTTTTTGTAGAATATATGTCTGGCCAAGCTGTTAATGCCAATTGCTATTATTTCGAAATTAGATGCTTGAGAGCTCTCCAGCATTACACACTGATATTTTATAATGATATTAGCCTTCTACAAGGTTGAAGAACTGCCGCTTGacagctgttttttttttttgcatttacaCTTTTTAGTAGTTGTATGTGTCTCATTGCATATAACAACAAATTGTCTCTTCTACCATTATCTTTTTGTGTATATATCTGATGTATTATCCAAACCTGGAAGAGGACTTTCTGTACTTAAATTTCATATAGCCTTTCACTTATCACAATctaacaaaaatgaaaaatagaaTGGATCTGaaattgattgaaatttaGACTGCCTGCAGCCCCTAACAAAATGTGGGAGTATCTGAATACCCTAGACTTTGCCAAATAAGGAATCGCAGAGAACTGGGGCCTGACAGACTTCGCACAACACAATACAGACATCAAGCCTTTTATCAGGGACATGCATCAAATAAGggaatacaaaaaaaagtgcCTAAAACAGTGCAGAAAACAGACTTGGCTTTACTCTTGTTTTAGGGAATTAAGAGGAAAACTGAAGAAATTGCAGAAAATTAGTGCCTAACAAACAACACGCAACAAAAACTTGTCTTCACTCTCGTTGCACCAGCAAATTAGATAAGAAATCAGGCTTCTATAGATAGTAAGTTTTATTTATGCATATGGTGTCTCTATCTGTCTATCCTAGCATATGCATATGGTGTCTTAATCTGTCTATCCTAGCACAATTTACAGCAGAAGAAACTTTAAGAACTGATACACAAAACAGACAGAAAACGCTAGAATTAAGAAACCCCAAAAAACTTCATTATTTAAACATCATAAATGTGATTATATACAAA from the Nematostella vectensis chromosome 4, jaNemVect1.1, whole genome shotgun sequence genome contains:
- the LOC5502935 gene encoding probable 18S rRNA (guanine-N(7))-methyltransferase, coding for MASGRRPEHKAPPEVFYNEDEARKYSANTRMIEIQNQLTERAIELLQLPDDLPCYILDVGCGSGLSGEVLSSEGHFWVGLDISKAMLDVAIEREVEGDLFLHDMGEGLCFRPGTFDGCISISALQWLCNADKKGHNPKKRLYTFFMSLYGCLSRGGKAVFQFYPENPDQVELITSQAMRAGFTGGIVVDYPNSTRAKKMFLCLFTGGGNSPLPKGLGTAVGMNSQNTVQYSEKRERSKFERGKSLKKKTKDWIESKKERRRRQGRDVRPNSKYTGRKRKAHF
- the LOC125561917 gene encoding dnaJ homolog subfamily C member 30, mitochondrial-like, which produces MTRILSRSCLNLQHLGFYIRQRGICASSLLYSNVFTFKESRYKVDILNLKRSLLKDAVWSRCYANKPGSKKNYYNVLGVSPKASQSKIKDAYYKLSMKHHPDRHQGSDKKHEVFQEIAEAYSVLGNLESRKQYDRGLIVEGSLAPEHARAAHGPPRRTGSIYDFDEWTKQHYYEALKRRQRDKKERRDEKFEQETHKVQEGSLRLVVLLVFLLIVVIYTSTERQIHKQSMATSYKEIK